The following proteins come from a genomic window of Bacteroidia bacterium:
- a CDS encoding endonuclease/exonuclease/phosphatase family protein has product MKCWSSIVFCIFFISACGTLRKPAAEPEEQFILHQKRVVSYNVENLFDTLNAPRKSDGAFTPGSDHNWNTKRYQAKLEKLADVISWSGEEVPILLIGLAEVENQEVVEDLLKTGSLATRPFALIHEESPDNRGIDVALAYDSTLFRSLAHQAIEVRFPFDPDKNTRDILYVKGIVNELDTLHIFVNHWPSRWGGEEASRPRRIRAAEVLRLKLDSLFAINAETQIIIMGDFNDEPTDHSLYATLKATGQDEWLSAASLYNFMYPLQQQGLGSYNYRGNWNMLDQIIVSGILKSNSDSTAIRATKAGVFSRKEMMYGSDSTNLRPNRTYGGSKYFGGYSDHLPVYLDIEIRQRRDAE; this is encoded by the coding sequence ATGAAATGTTGGTCATCTATTGTTTTCTGCATTTTTTTTATTTCAGCTTGCGGAACGCTGCGCAAGCCCGCAGCAGAGCCGGAAGAACAATTCATACTGCACCAAAAAAGGGTGGTATCTTATAATGTTGAAAATCTCTTTGATACCCTGAATGCACCCAGGAAATCGGATGGCGCTTTTACACCGGGCAGTGACCATAACTGGAATACAAAGCGCTACCAAGCGAAGCTGGAGAAGTTGGCTGATGTGATTTCCTGGTCTGGGGAGGAAGTTCCGATATTGCTGATCGGGCTTGCGGAAGTGGAAAACCAGGAAGTGGTTGAGGACTTGTTGAAAACCGGAAGCCTCGCTACCCGGCCTTTTGCTCTGATCCATGAGGAATCTCCTGATAACCGCGGTATTGACGTGGCTCTGGCCTATGACAGTACGCTGTTCCGTAGCCTTGCACATCAGGCGATAGAGGTAAGGTTTCCTTTTGACCCGGATAAAAATACACGGGATATACTTTATGTAAAAGGCATTGTAAACGAACTCGATACGCTACACATTTTTGTGAACCACTGGCCAAGCCGGTGGGGTGGAGAAGAAGCAAGCCGGCCAAGAAGGATAAGAGCAGCAGAAGTTCTTCGACTGAAACTGGATTCGCTGTTCGCTATTAATGCAGAAACACAGATTATCATTATGGGAGATTTTAATGATGAGCCCACTGACCACAGTCTGTATGCAACTTTAAAAGCAACCGGGCAGGATGAATGGCTGTCAGCGGCCTCTCTTTATAACTTCATGTATCCTCTGCAGCAACAGGGCCTGGGAAGCTATAACTACCGGGGAAACTGGAATATGCTGGATCAGATTATTGTTTCAGGAATATTGAAAAGCAACAGCGACAGCACCGCTATCCGGGCAACGAAGGCCGGAGTCTTCAGCAGAAAGGAAATGATGTATGGCAGCGATTCAACGAACCTGCGGCCCAACCGTACTTATGGAGGATCAAAATACTTCGGAGGCTACAGTGACCATTTGCCGGTTTATCTGGATATTGAGATCAGGCAGCGAAGAGATGCAGAATGA
- a CDS encoding carotenoid biosynthesis protein, with protein MEKHKNIRRITGYILAVLYAVGFAGLQVPFLQPLFLKLVPVILIISLLAILFFQVWTPNFITFLITVYVAGFGIEVLGVNTGWIFGNYIYGENLGLQFLNVPLILGVNWILMTYGAGVLSNRIPVHWLVKCLTGAIMMTGTDALMEPVAMKYDFWYWENQLIPVQNFVAWFIISFIFMVLFFKLRFHKHNRIAAWLFILLFLFFLAFNLKYLFS; from the coding sequence TTGGAAAAGCATAAAAATATAAGGCGGATTACCGGTTATATCCTTGCGGTACTCTATGCGGTGGGTTTTGCCGGATTGCAAGTTCCATTTTTGCAGCCTTTGTTCCTGAAACTGGTGCCAGTCATCCTTATCATCTCACTGCTGGCCATATTGTTTTTCCAGGTTTGGACGCCAAACTTCATCACCTTTCTCATTACCGTATACGTGGCCGGGTTTGGCATTGAGGTTTTGGGGGTGAACACCGGTTGGATTTTTGGCAATTACATTTATGGCGAAAACCTCGGCTTGCAATTTCTCAATGTGCCGCTGATCTTAGGCGTGAACTGGATATTAATGACTTATGGTGCCGGGGTCCTCAGCAACAGGATTCCGGTGCATTGGTTGGTAAAATGCCTCACTGGCGCCATTATGATGACCGGAACAGATGCGCTGATGGAGCCGGTTGCAATGAAGTACGATTTCTGGTACTGGGAAAATCAGTTGATCCCGGTGCAGAATTTTGTTGCCTGGTTTATTATATCCTTCATCTTCATGGTTTTATTTTTCAAACTCCGCTTTCATAAACATAATAGAATTGCAGCCTGGCTGTTTATTCTTCTATTTCTCTTTTTCCTGGCTTTTAATCTTAAATATCTTTTCTCCTAA
- a CDS encoding nucleoside-diphosphate kinase translates to MMSNITLTMIKPDAVKDGNTGGILEMLSKAGFQIIAMKLTSLSAVRAGEFYEVHKERPFYQSLVKYMSSAPIVAAILKKENAVEDFRKLIGATDPARAEVGTIRKKYAKSIESNAVHGSDSDENATGEASFFFSSLERY, encoded by the coding sequence ATTATGAGCAACATCACCCTCACGATGATAAAACCTGATGCAGTGAAGGACGGCAATACAGGCGGAATTTTAGAGATGCTCAGTAAGGCCGGATTTCAAATTATTGCGATGAAACTGACTTCTCTCAGCGCAGTCAGGGCAGGCGAGTTTTATGAAGTCCATAAAGAAAGGCCCTTTTACCAGAGCCTGGTGAAATACATGTCTTCAGCTCCCATTGTGGCCGCAATCCTGAAAAAAGAAAATGCGGTTGAAGATTTCCGGAAACTCATTGGCGCCACTGATCCGGCACGGGCTGAAGTAGGAACGATTCGTAAAAAATATGCAAAGTCTATTGAATCCAATGCAGTACATGGATCTGATTCAGATGAAAATGCTACAGGTGAGGCGTCATTTTTCTTCTCATCACTCGAAAGATATTAA
- a CDS encoding peptidylprolyl isomerase has product MAAISTIRKNFGLVIIIIMVALFAFIVGDALQNNPLLFQDTSDRSIGVIGDEEIDYNLFANKYNENLEGFKQRVQRTSLTPEEEAQVRDQTWQQLVQENTIGKEYSRIGLDISTDELEYITIQQPSQDIIQSFTNPETNQFERDRLIYFIQNLSTFEPEVRNNWYKYEDFLVDDRKRRKYFELIKRSQFVTDIEAQHRGISEAKTASFDYISLPLSSIADTAVELSDEELRAYFEKHKKRYEQEKKRTLEYVAFDLRPTPEDSVSAVNDIENRKRLFKRTSKDSMFVVRNTDLPFDTGYKKLNAINELYVQDVLDADSGDVIGPYYEGGNLILVKVLAEKEDTASLYKASHILIQPEGNADEDTARAMQEARDILKQIREGADFAEMARQHSDDQSNAAKGGDLGWFAENSMVKPFNDAVMEGSKGDMIVAKTSFGAHIIHITEDPEETMFRLAVVERPITYSGGTKDKVFRKANTFRASVEQKNDFSEAAAASNLNKRTLENVGPQDATLVGIQNPRPLIKWAYEGEEGDVSDVIDLNDRLVVAKISAVTEEGTAELDDVREEVELEARAEKKREMLAARIKEANEGASTLEDVAERLNTQVKQANQVQFSARALPQIGDEPKVIGAVFGLSPGLLSYPIKGQNAVFQVVVREFQNEQVPEDLQQPKTAILSDREGRSQFQIMEALEDKADIKDYRYKFY; this is encoded by the coding sequence ATGGCTGCAATTAGCACAATCCGAAAAAATTTCGGTTTAGTAATAATCATTATCATGGTAGCACTCTTTGCATTTATTGTGGGAGATGCGCTACAGAATAATCCACTTCTCTTTCAGGATACCTCCGACAGAAGCATCGGGGTAATAGGAGATGAGGAAATTGACTACAACCTTTTCGCGAATAAATACAATGAAAATCTCGAAGGATTTAAGCAAAGGGTGCAGCGCACTTCTCTCACGCCCGAAGAAGAAGCTCAGGTAAGAGACCAGACATGGCAACAGCTTGTTCAGGAAAATACGATTGGCAAGGAATACAGCCGTATTGGCCTTGATATTTCTACCGATGAATTAGAATATATCACCATTCAGCAACCCTCCCAGGATATTATCCAGAGTTTTACAAATCCCGAAACAAATCAATTTGAACGGGACCGACTTATTTACTTTATACAGAACCTGAGCACATTTGAACCCGAGGTAAGGAATAACTGGTACAAATACGAGGATTTTCTGGTGGATGACCGGAAGCGCAGAAAGTACTTTGAGTTGATCAAACGCAGTCAGTTTGTGACTGATATAGAGGCACAGCACCGGGGTATCAGTGAAGCTAAAACAGCTTCTTTTGATTATATCTCCCTGCCACTGAGTTCGATTGCTGATACGGCCGTAGAACTAAGTGATGAGGAACTGCGTGCATATTTTGAAAAACATAAAAAAAGGTATGAGCAGGAAAAGAAGCGAACTCTTGAATATGTAGCCTTCGATCTGCGTCCAACCCCGGAAGATTCGGTCAGCGCAGTAAACGATATTGAAAACCGTAAACGACTGTTTAAAAGAACTTCCAAGGATTCGATGTTTGTAGTGAGAAATACTGATCTCCCATTTGATACCGGGTACAAAAAGCTGAATGCCATCAATGAACTTTATGTTCAAGACGTTTTGGATGCGGATAGCGGAGATGTTATCGGTCCTTATTACGAAGGAGGAAACCTGATCCTGGTTAAAGTATTAGCTGAAAAAGAAGATACAGCCAGCCTTTATAAAGCAAGTCATATCCTGATTCAGCCTGAAGGTAATGCAGATGAGGATACAGCACGGGCCATGCAGGAAGCAAGAGATATTCTGAAACAAATCCGGGAAGGAGCCGATTTTGCCGAAATGGCCCGTCAACATAGTGATGATCAGAGCAATGCTGCAAAGGGCGGAGACTTAGGTTGGTTTGCCGAAAATTCTATGGTAAAACCATTCAATGATGCGGTGATGGAAGGCAGTAAAGGGGACATGATAGTTGCAAAAACAAGTTTCGGGGCGCACATTATCCATATCACAGAAGATCCTGAAGAAACGATGTTTCGCCTTGCCGTTGTAGAGCGACCTATTACTTACAGCGGAGGAACAAAGGATAAGGTATTCCGAAAAGCCAATACATTCCGGGCAAGTGTAGAGCAGAAAAATGATTTTTCAGAGGCTGCGGCTGCAAGCAATTTAAATAAAAGAACATTAGAGAACGTGGGTCCGCAGGATGCAACACTTGTAGGCATTCAAAATCCGAGACCCTTAATAAAGTGGGCTTACGAAGGCGAAGAAGGCGATGTTTCAGATGTTATTGATTTGAATGACAGGTTGGTAGTGGCTAAGATTAGCGCAGTGACGGAAGAAGGTACGGCCGAGCTGGATGATGTAAGAGAAGAGGTTGAACTGGAAGCACGTGCCGAAAAGAAAAGGGAAATGCTTGCTGCCCGGATTAAAGAAGCGAACGAAGGGGCCAGCACCCTGGAGGATGTCGCTGAAAGATTGAACACGCAGGTAAAACAAGCTAATCAGGTACAATTTTCAGCAAGGGCCTTACCGCAAATTGGAGATGAACCCAAGGTGATTGGAGCAGTTTTTGGCCTCAGCCCCGGTTTGCTATCGTATCCTATAAAAGGACAAAATGCTGTATTTCAGGTGGTCGTAAGGGAATTCCAGAACGAGCAGGTTCCCGAAGATCTGCAACAGCCAAAAACAGCCATCCTCTCTGATCGCGAAGGGCGCTCCCAATTCCAGATAATGGAGGCATTGGAGGATAAAGCGGACATAAAAGATTACCGCTATAAATTCTATTAA
- a CDS encoding DUF2480 family protein — MANEIINRVASSGILTFDLSEYYPNEEIVEIDLAEFLFQGLILKEKDFRQALSESDWDHYTAKHVGIFSSADAIIPVWAYMLITSYLRPSAASVHFGNKQEVLSILMDRRLAQTDPEEFRDKRVVVKGCGEKEIPASAYLTATWLLQPYAKSIMYGEPCSTVPVYKKPKQ; from the coding sequence ATGGCGAACGAAATAATCAACAGAGTAGCAAGCAGCGGAATCCTCACGTTCGATCTGAGTGAGTATTACCCAAATGAAGAAATTGTAGAGATAGACCTGGCTGAATTCCTGTTTCAGGGCTTAATTCTGAAAGAGAAGGATTTTCGTCAGGCACTTAGTGAAAGCGATTGGGATCATTACACCGCAAAACATGTAGGGATCTTTAGTTCTGCAGATGCCATTATTCCGGTATGGGCTTATATGTTAATTACTTCATACCTGCGGCCATCTGCAGCTTCAGTTCACTTTGGAAACAAGCAGGAGGTGTTGAGTATTTTAATGGACCGCAGATTAGCTCAAACGGATCCTGAAGAATTCCGGGATAAACGTGTGGTCGTAAAAGGATGTGGAGAGAAAGAGATTCCTGCCAGCGCCTATCTTACTGCTACCTGGCTATTGCAACCCTATGCAAAGAGCATAATGTATGGCGAGCCTTGCTCTACTGTACCGGTCTATAAAAAGCCGAAACAATAG
- a CDS encoding DUF721 domain-containing protein, whose product MRGTDPLPLKHVIDKLLDTYKLRGKLSELQLKDSWVQIVGKVIAGHTTDLQIKNGKLIISLDSPVMRQELSYMKEKVRIRLNQELGRNVIQEIIFR is encoded by the coding sequence ATGAGAGGAACTGATCCTTTACCCCTGAAACATGTAATAGATAAGTTGCTGGATACCTATAAGCTCAGAGGAAAGCTGAGTGAACTTCAGCTAAAAGATTCGTGGGTTCAGATTGTGGGAAAAGTGATTGCCGGCCATACCACGGACCTGCAAATAAAGAATGGAAAACTCATCATCAGCCTGGATTCTCCGGTGATGCGGCAGGAACTGAGCTACATGAAGGAAAAGGTGAGAATACGACTGAACCAGGAGCTTGGCCGGAATGTCATTCAGGAAATCATTTTCAGATGA
- a CDS encoding type 1 glutamine amidotransferase domain-containing protein gives MSDKILNNRKVAILVENGFEQVELTEPRQALDSAGAITHIISPKDGKVKAWDKDNWGDEFKVDLALDSADPEEYHALLLPGGVMNPDKLRQNQKAVNFVRSFFKSGKPIAAICHGPWTLIETGALTGRKMTSYPSIRTDLKNAGVNWVDEEVVVDQGMVTSRNPDDIPAFNNKMLEEFREGKHEGQKTV, from the coding sequence ATGAGCGACAAAATTTTAAACAACAGAAAAGTAGCCATTTTGGTAGAAAATGGCTTTGAACAGGTAGAGCTCACCGAACCCCGGCAGGCGCTGGATAGCGCAGGAGCTATCACTCATATTATCTCTCCAAAAGACGGAAAAGTAAAAGCCTGGGATAAAGACAACTGGGGCGATGAGTTTAAAGTAGACCTTGCTCTGGACAGCGCAGATCCTGAAGAATACCACGCCTTGTTGCTGCCAGGAGGAGTTATGAATCCTGATAAGCTTCGTCAGAACCAAAAGGCGGTAAACTTCGTAAGGTCATTCTTTAAGAGCGGCAAGCCGATCGCAGCCATCTGTCATGGTCCCTGGACTTTAATTGAAACCGGTGCATTGACAGGACGAAAGATGACATCCTATCCATCTATCCGGACGGACCTGAAAAATGCCGGAGTAAACTGGGTGGATGAAGAAGTGGTGGTGGATCAGGGCATGGTAACAAGCCGCAATCCTGATGACATTCCTGCATTCAATAATAAGATGCTGGAAGAATTCCGTGAAGGAAAGCATGAAGGCCAGAAGACAGTTTAA
- a CDS encoding adenylosuccinate synthase — protein sequence MPVDVIVGLQWGDEGKGKIVDLLSPHYDVVARFQGGPNAGHTIVVKGRKFILHTIPSGIIHDHTLNVIGNGVVIDPVVLMKEVESLSVQGIDAASKMVVSKKAQLIIPTHRFLDAAYETQKGDLKIGSTLKGIGPTYQDKAARVGINVGALASPAFDSIYNKLKERHLKLMPTLGIELRDAEEEWMNAISFLRKLNLDDTEVLLNNWNNQGKSILAEGAQGTLLDVDFGTVPYVTSSNTISAAACTGLGIAPRHIGSVLGVFKAYTTRVGSGPFPTELHGEAGQQIQKAGNEFGSTTGRPRRCGWLDIPALKYAIMLNGADQLAITKLDVLSATGNLNICTSYSQNGAPGYHPENEDLSPELLPCEPWNEDIVNTQSLDSMPANARSYIAKIEELLNQPIQIVSTGPGREQTLGADLFGVR from the coding sequence ATGCCTGTTGATGTAATAGTGGGATTGCAGTGGGGTGATGAAGGCAAAGGAAAGATCGTGGATCTGCTTAGTCCGCATTATGATGTAGTTGCCCGCTTTCAGGGCGGCCCAAATGCCGGCCATACCATAGTCGTAAAAGGACGTAAATTCATTCTTCATACCATCCCTTCCGGGATCATTCATGATCACACCTTGAACGTAATTGGGAACGGGGTGGTAATAGACCCCGTGGTTTTGATGAAGGAAGTGGAATCGCTCAGTGTGCAGGGAATAGATGCAGCCTCGAAAATGGTGGTGAGCAAAAAGGCTCAGCTTATAATCCCTACGCACCGGTTTCTTGATGCTGCGTATGAAACTCAGAAAGGGGATCTGAAAATAGGCTCCACGCTTAAAGGTATCGGACCCACCTATCAGGACAAAGCCGCCAGGGTAGGCATAAACGTTGGCGCGTTAGCCTCGCCAGCTTTTGATTCTATCTACAATAAACTCAAAGAGCGGCATCTGAAACTGATGCCAACGCTGGGAATCGAACTTCGCGATGCGGAGGAAGAATGGATGAATGCAATTTCCTTCCTGAGAAAACTGAACCTTGATGATACAGAGGTGCTGCTAAACAACTGGAATAACCAGGGCAAAAGCATTTTGGCCGAAGGTGCCCAGGGCACTTTGCTGGATGTGGACTTTGGCACTGTTCCCTACGTTACCTCTTCCAATACAATTTCTGCCGCAGCCTGTACCGGTTTGGGAATAGCTCCCCGGCATATCGGGAGTGTACTGGGCGTTTTTAAGGCATATACCACCCGCGTAGGCAGCGGACCTTTTCCCACAGAATTGCACGGAGAAGCCGGGCAGCAGATTCAAAAAGCAGGAAATGAATTTGGTAGCACAACGGGCCGACCCAGACGCTGTGGATGGCTTGACATTCCGGCACTTAAATATGCTATTATGCTGAATGGCGCGGATCAGTTGGCCATTACCAAACTGGATGTTCTCTCTGCAACCGGCAACCTGAATATCTGTACTTCCTATTCACAAAATGGTGCACCCGGTTATCATCCTGAAAATGAGGACCTGTCTCCTGAACTATTACCTTGTGAACCCTGGAATGAAGATATTGTGAATACGCAGTCATTGGATTCGATGCCTGCCAATGCCCGGAGCTACATTGCCAAAATAGAAGAATTGCTGAACCAACCCATACAAATAGTTTCAACCGGACCAGGAAGAGAACAAACTTTGGGAGCAGATCTATTTGGCGTGCGATGA
- a CDS encoding PstS family phosphate ABC transporter substrate-binding protein, whose amino-acid sequence MKILSFLLPLTSLLIVAGCNGGGGNSDGKLEGSITIDGSSTVYPISEAVAEEYRAEQRDVKVTVGISGTGGGFQKFSRGEIDITNASRPIKESEENDAKAEGIEYIEIPVAFDGLAVIVNPENDWVDYFTVEELKRIWEPEAQKTIKRWNQIRPEWPDEEIHLYGPGVASGTFDYFTEAIVGKSGASRGDFTASEDDNVLVQGVSTDKYALGFFGIAYFEENSNKLKLIPVDDEDPTNGTGPITPTIETVKDGTYQPLARPIYIYVRKSAAERPEVNDFVNFYISIAGELSNEVGYIALPDDAYDLIAERFEKRITGSVFQGDIVGVNIADLLREDHGNQKEPEPAQSPADTIQ is encoded by the coding sequence ATGAAAATTTTATCTTTTTTACTCCCATTGACTTCATTATTAATTGTTGCAGGCTGCAATGGGGGCGGGGGAAATTCTGATGGCAAACTCGAAGGTTCCATCACGATTGATGGATCCAGTACCGTATATCCTATCTCTGAGGCCGTGGCTGAAGAATACCGTGCAGAGCAACGTGATGTAAAGGTAACGGTAGGAATTTCAGGCACAGGCGGAGGGTTTCAAAAATTCTCACGGGGTGAAATAGACATCACTAATGCATCCCGTCCCATCAAAGAAAGTGAGGAGAACGATGCTAAGGCAGAAGGTATTGAGTACATTGAAATACCCGTTGCATTTGACGGCCTCGCAGTAATTGTTAATCCTGAGAATGACTGGGTAGATTACTTTACTGTAGAAGAATTGAAAAGAATATGGGAACCAGAAGCTCAGAAAACGATTAAGCGCTGGAACCAGATACGGCCCGAATGGCCGGATGAGGAGATCCACTTGTATGGACCTGGCGTAGCTTCCGGTACTTTCGATTATTTTACAGAAGCAATTGTAGGGAAAAGCGGTGCCAGCCGGGGAGATTTTACGGCAAGTGAAGATGACAATGTTTTGGTGCAGGGTGTGTCCACTGACAAATATGCACTCGGCTTTTTCGGGATTGCTTATTTTGAGGAAAACAGCAATAAGCTGAAACTTATCCCGGTGGATGACGAGGATCCTACGAATGGAACCGGACCCATTACTCCAACGATAGAAACGGTGAAGGATGGAACCTATCAGCCTCTTGCCAGGCCCATTTATATTTATGTAAGAAAGAGTGCTGCCGAACGCCCTGAAGTAAATGATTTTGTAAATTTCTATATCAGCATTGCAGGCGAACTGAGCAACGAGGTAGGATATATTGCCTTGCCTGATGATGCTTATGATCTGATAGCAGAAAGATTTGAAAAGCGAATTACAGGATCAGTGTTCCAGGGAGATATTGTAGGGGTTAATATAGCAGATCTGCTCAGGGAAGACCATGGAAACCAGAAGGAACCGGAACCTGCCCAATCACCGGCTGATACCATTCAATAG
- the pstC gene encoding phosphate ABC transporter permease subunit PstC codes for MKIKEKVIEKLLWFSSFVTILTTLGIIWVLIFETVQFFGEVPILDFLTDTQWTPLFTQKHFGILPLLSGTLLTTFIAISVALPIGLAIAIYLNEYASSKFRQTVKPMLELLAAVPTVVYGYFALLFVTPLLQTFIPNLSGFNALSPGIVMGIMIIPLISSLSEDAMYSVPRYLREGALALGSTRLQTALKVVVPAASSGIIASVILAVSRAIGETMIVAIAAGQQPRLTLNPLVPVETITAYIVQVSLGDVPHGSVEYRTIFAAGMALFVLTFILNNISFWLRRKFREVYE; via the coding sequence ATGAAGATAAAGGAGAAGGTTATTGAAAAGCTGCTGTGGTTCAGCAGCTTTGTTACCATTCTTACCACGCTCGGCATTATATGGGTGCTGATCTTTGAAACTGTGCAGTTTTTTGGTGAAGTACCTATCCTCGATTTTTTAACCGATACACAGTGGACTCCGCTATTTACACAAAAACATTTTGGCATATTGCCGCTGCTTTCCGGCACGTTGCTCACTACGTTCATCGCCATTTCTGTGGCTTTACCCATCGGGCTTGCCATTGCTATTTATCTCAATGAATACGCTTCCAGCAAATTTCGCCAGACGGTAAAGCCAATGCTCGAACTGCTTGCCGCTGTCCCCACGGTAGTGTACGGATACTTTGCGTTGCTGTTTGTTACTCCTTTGCTTCAAACTTTTATCCCCAATCTTTCAGGTTTTAATGCACTCTCACCCGGCATTGTGATGGGCATAATGATCATTCCGCTCATTTCTTCCCTGAGTGAGGATGCTATGTATTCTGTTCCCCGTTATCTCAGGGAAGGGGCTCTGGCGCTGGGTTCCACCCGTTTGCAAACCGCACTGAAGGTGGTGGTTCCTGCAGCTTCATCAGGCATAATCGCTTCGGTAATTCTTGCTGTTTCGCGGGCTATTGGCGAAACCATGATCGTGGCCATTGCTGCCGGCCAGCAACCTCGCCTCACCCTGAATCCACTCGTTCCTGTGGAAACCATTACTGCTTATATTGTGCAGGTGAGCCTGGGAGACGTACCGCATGGATCGGTGGAATACAGGACCATCTTTGCGGCAGGAATGGCGCTTTTTGTACTCACTTTTATTCTGAATAATATCAGCTTTTGGTTGAGAAGAAAATTCCGGGAGGTTTATGAGTAA
- the pstA gene encoding phosphate ABC transporter permease PstA, with protein MSNIKLNRFKDNLFRYVGLFCTFLGLLVLLVFILDIVVDGVQALDIGFLTSLPSRKAEDAGILPAWVGSIWIMVLTAFITFPLGVAAGIHLEEYGKKNWLTSLLEINIANLAGVPSIIYGLLGLEIFSRLFGLGPSVLTGSLTLALLILPIVIVSTREALKAVPKSLREASYAMGASKWQTIWHQVIPASFGGILTGVILALSRAVGETAPLIVIGALTYVPYLPEHPLDEFTVLPIQIFNWVTRPQQAFSTNAAAAIIVLLALTFFMNGVAIYLRNRHQNKLKW; from the coding sequence ATGAGTAATATTAAATTAAACCGATTTAAGGACAACCTATTCCGCTATGTGGGCCTTTTCTGCACCTTCTTGGGCTTGCTGGTATTGCTGGTTTTTATCCTGGATATCGTAGTAGACGGGGTCCAAGCCCTTGACATTGGATTTCTCACCAGCCTCCCATCGCGCAAAGCAGAAGATGCCGGTATTCTTCCGGCATGGGTGGGAAGCATCTGGATCATGGTGCTCACCGCATTTATTACCTTTCCACTCGGTGTGGCCGCAGGAATACATCTGGAAGAATACGGCAAAAAAAATTGGCTGACTTCTCTGCTTGAGATCAATATTGCCAACCTGGCCGGGGTGCCTTCCATTATTTACGGACTTCTGGGATTGGAAATTTTCTCCCGGCTTTTTGGTCTCGGCCCAAGTGTGTTAACAGGATCGCTTACGCTGGCGCTGCTCATTTTGCCCATTGTGATAGTTTCCACCAGGGAAGCATTGAAGGCTGTACCCAAATCATTGCGCGAAGCCTCTTATGCTATGGGAGCCAGTAAATGGCAAACTATATGGCATCAGGTAATTCCGGCATCGTTCGGAGGAATACTCACCGGGGTGATCCTTGCGCTTTCGCGTGCAGTAGGAGAAACGGCTCCGCTCATCGTAATTGGTGCTTTGACGTATGTTCCGTACCTGCCTGAACATCCGCTGGATGAATTCACCGTTCTGCCCATACAAATATTTAATTGGGTAACTCGCCCTCAGCAGGCATTTTCCACCAATGCTGCCGCAGCTATTATCGTTTTGCTGGCCCTCACCTTCTTTATGAATGGTGTGGCGATCTACTTAAGGAACCGGCATCAAAACAAGCTCAAATGGTAA
- the pstB gene encoding phosphate ABC transporter ATP-binding protein PstB codes for MTLVTNDLDVYYGDFHVLKNINMEIGRNSVTAFIGPSGCGKSTFLRMFNRMNDLIDSFRKEGDVLFNGKEIYRKKVKVEQLRKDIGMVFQKPNPFPKSIYENVAYGLKIQGEDNKNKINEQVEKSLKQAALWSEVKDDLKKSALALSGGQQQRLCIARALAVEPAVLLMDEPASALDPIATAKIEELIYELKKDYTIVIVTHNMHQAGRVSDKTAFFYMGEMIEYDDTKQLFTNPKKEKTENYITGRFG; via the coding sequence ATGACGCTTGTAACAAATGATCTGGATGTCTATTATGGTGATTTTCATGTATTGAAGAATATCAATATGGAAATCGGGAGAAATTCTGTGACGGCCTTCATCGGGCCCTCCGGCTGTGGGAAATCCACTTTTCTCCGGATGTTCAACCGCATGAATGACCTTATTGATAGTTTCCGCAAGGAGGGAGACGTACTCTTTAATGGCAAAGAGATCTACCGTAAAAAGGTAAAAGTGGAGCAATTGCGAAAGGACATCGGGATGGTTTTTCAGAAACCCAATCCTTTTCCAAAAAGCATCTATGAAAATGTGGCCTATGGTCTGAAAATACAAGGCGAGGACAACAAGAACAAGATAAATGAGCAGGTAGAAAAAAGCCTGAAACAAGCAGCCCTCTGGAGCGAGGTAAAAGACGACCTGAAGAAATCAGCCCTGGCGCTCTCTGGCGGACAGCAGCAGCGGCTTTGCATAGCCCGCGCCCTTGCAGTGGAACCTGCCGTGCTGCTCATGGATGAACCGGCTTCAGCGCTCGATCCCATCGCCACCGCAAAAATAGAGGAGCTCATATATGAACTGAAAAAGGATTACACCATTGTGATCGTGACGCACAACATGCACCAGGCAGGAAGGGTTAGTGATAAAACTGCATTCTTCTATATGGGTGAAATGATAGAGTATGATGATACCAAACAACTCTTTACAAATCCTAAAAAAGAGAAAACAGAAAATTATATCACCGGGCGTTTCGGGTAA